In Magnolia sinica isolate HGM2019 chromosome 12, MsV1, whole genome shotgun sequence, a single genomic region encodes these proteins:
- the LOC131220018 gene encoding pentatricopeptide repeat-containing protein At3g53700, chloroplastic-like: MRENMSDLTGCVSRHQKMGLLTSQFVENCREMIVVAQKWLSSNFEMKDMSKASFVLGIKIQRDRSKRLLGLSQETYIKKVLERFRMQGCKSIDTLVEKSHGRSLNLYCKMDTERVDITRIPYASAVVNLMDTVMQIGVAIWTSTNLLLDMCSYSVAGPFLGVVKSSPTSRSSNMFYGKLLQENTVVTRLIPTSIHVSDARGKKIISYPGRLYDLKIDHSMCNMCESEAEEMGILRTDFFNVDEFIGGFGDSAVSKVSAIGDVDLAFDMLKKMEVMSGNHVKPNCITYSYLINGFRKAGKVAVAEEFWEDMQKVGIEPNVWTCDYDQWVRDCCKNGPMKDSLKYFNMIIEDKDLVKDVVPYNILINYLYKNRNIEGGKQLLSSMFTRGLIPDLVTYSTLIDGYCKEGESSVGTTRVVLDEMRSSLLVDVITFNTLLNGYFSIQKIGQKSYEGDVG; encoded by the exons ATGAGGGAGAATATGTCGGATCTTACCGGATGTGTCTCACGTCACCAGAAAATGGGTTTGCTTACTTCACAG TTTGTCGAAAATTGCAGGGAGATGATTGTCGTCGCTCAGAAATGGTTGTCTTCTAATTTTGAAATGAAGGACATGAGCAAAGCATCCTTTGTGCTCGGGATCAAGATCCAAAGGGATCGCTCTAAAAGACTTCTTGGTCTCTCTCAAGAGACTTATATCAAGAAAGTGCTCGAGCGCTTTCGGATGCAAGGTTGCAAATCTATCGACACTCTTGTCGAGAAGAGTCATGGGCGTAGTCTCAATCTCTATTGTAAGATGGATACAGAAAGAGTTGATATAACGCGCATTCCATACGCAAGTGCAGTTGTTAATCTGAT GGATACTGTAATGCAAATTGGGGTAGCAATTTGGACGAGCACAAATCTACTTCTGGATATGTGTTCTTACTCGGTGGCGGGGCCATTTCTTGGAGTAGTAAAAAGTAGCCCT ACAAGCAGGAGTTCAAACATGTTCTACGGGAAGCTCCTTCAGGAGAATACGGTGGTCACCAGGCTGATCCCAACTAGTATCCATGTGTCAGATGCACGAG GAAAAAAGATTATTAGTTATCCAGGTCGTCTTTATGATCTGAAAATTGACCATTCTATG TGCAATATGTGTGAATCTGAGGCAGAAGAGATGGGGATTCTTAGGACAGATTTCTTCAATGTTGACGAATTCATTGGCGGATTCGGTGATTCAGCAGTTTCAAAGGTCTCTGCG ATTGGTGATGTTGATCTTGCTTTTGATATGCTGAAGAAGATGGAGGTCATGTCAGGGAATCATGTAAAACCCAATTGCATTACTTATAGCTACCTCATTAATGGATTCCGCAAAGCTGGAAAGGTGGCAGTTGCTGAAGAATTTTGGGAAGACATgcaaaaagtggggattgagccAAATGTATGGACATGTGACTATGATCAATGGGTACGAGA TTGCTGCAAAAATGGACCCATGAAAGActctttgaaatattttaacatGATTATAGAAGACAAGGACCTTGTTAAAGATGTTGTTCCATACAATATTCTCATTAATTATCTATACAAGAACAGGAATATCGAAGGAGGGAAGCAACTACTGAGCAGTATGTTTACCCGAGGACTGATCCCTGACCTGGTTACATACAGCACGTTGATTGATGGGTACTGTAAGGAGGG GGAGTCATCTGTGGGCACCACAAGGGTTGTGTTGGATGAGATGCGGAGCAGTTTACTAGTAGATGTTATAACCTTCAACACTTTGCTAAATGGTTATTTCAGCATTCAAAAGATTGG GCAAAAGAGCTATGAAGGTGATGTTGGATAG